CCAGATCGCGGGCCTGACTTTCCAGCTTGCCGCGTAATGGTCCATCCCCGATCAGCGTGCAAAGAAAATCTCTCCCCGACGCCCGCAACCGCGCCAGCACTGGCAGCAACAGATCCAGCCCTTTCTGCGGAGCGAGGCGACCGACGAACAGCAGTTCCGGCCCCGGCGGTTCGCGCGCTTCCCACGCCGGCAGATCGACACCGTTTGGTATGCGCGTCGTTTGCCTGGGCGCAAGCCCCGCCTCACGGAAGGTCTGCTCGATGCCGGGCGCGATGTAATTGACGCAATCGCATTGCCGGTTCAACAGCCCGATGAGCCTGTCCGTGGCGGGCAAGGAATGCAGCAACGCAAGATCGGCATTGCCTTCCCGACCGCTCGCAGCGGGCACGGCGACCAGCGGCGCATGGATCAGCCGCAGCTGCTTCAATACCGCCATACTGAGCGCCGCCTCGCCGATAAAGCGGCAATAGATCAGATCGTAAGAGCTCCGCTTGCGCGCTGTCAGAAACCACGCCAGGGCGGCGAAATAGGTCGCGCCGCGCAGCGCCCGGCCCGCCCGCTTGAACACCGGCAAATGGTGCAGGCGAATGCCTTCGCGCATCACGTCCGGTATCCGATGCCCGGCGATTTCAACATCGTGCCCCGCATCCCGCCACGCCCGCGCCAGCCGCCAAGCCTGCATCTCCGCGCCGCCGATCACATCGGGCGGCACGTCGGCCAGGATCAGGATTTTCAAGATCGCCACTCCCGCTGCCAGGCCATCAGCATCAGTACGTTCCACAGCACGTAACCGGCATCGATCCTGCCATCGCAGTGGCTTTGCCAGATGCGCCGAATCGTCGCCGCACGCAGTTGCGGAATGCTGCTCAGCGATTCCGGCGCGAGCAGATCATTCGCCCATTCGCGCAGCGGGCCGCGCAGCCAGTCGTGTATCGGGATTCCGAAGCCTTGTTTGGGCCGCTCGAACAGCTCGGTGGGCACATAGCGCGAGAGCAGTTGCCGCAGCGGCCACTTGCCCCGCCCATCCCGATGCTTGAAGGAAGAAGGCAGCGCGCCTGCGAATTCCGCGACCCGGTGATCGAGCAAAGGCGCGCGCATCTCCAGGCCGACCGCCATGCTTGCCCGGTCAACCTTGACCAGAATGTCGTCCGGCAGATAGAGCGTCTGGTCGCGCAGCATCATGCGGGCATCCTTGTCCGTGAGGGACGCCGGCAAGTCCGGCAGTTGTGCCCACAACGCGGGCGCATCGCGCCAGAACAACGCCGGGTCGGGCAACATCGACAAT
This genomic stretch from Acidihalobacter ferrooxydans harbors:
- a CDS encoding glycosyltransferase family 4 protein — encoded protein: MKILILADVPPDVIGGAEMQAWRLARAWRDAGHDVEIAGHRIPDVMREGIRLHHLPVFKRAGRALRGATYFAALAWFLTARKRSSYDLIYCRFIGEAALSMAVLKQLRLIHAPLVAVPAASGREGNADLALLHSLPATDRLIGLLNRQCDCVNYIAPGIEQTFREAGLAPRQTTRIPNGVDLPAWEAREPPGPELLFVGRLAPQKGLDLLLPVLARLRASGRDFLCTLIGDGPLRGKLESQARDLGLGDCVTFMGAQPQTVVRAQLAKARAFVLPSRYEGLSNAALEALAHGVPCVLSRCGGVDACLTEESGWVFDVGDATGLETALQAALDLTPQRHAAMSRACRKLVEEHFSLEKVARQYLDCFSVLVSAKA